A single Bufo bufo chromosome 6, aBufBuf1.1, whole genome shotgun sequence DNA region contains:
- the TNFRSF6B gene encoding tumor necrosis factor receptor superfamily member 6B isoform X2 yields the protein MIYSSKAQLVASLFLVTMAMVDMLTPTYQWTDETGKTIMCQKCPPGTYMAKHCSSESDTVCLACPEEHYTQYWNYLDKCRFCNVLCQEGEQVKHECNSTHNRVCECQPGYHHNGHYCVKDLQCNFQDDTQEEAHTFRRLELTIFKHKGRKPISQKRIRNLLKAFKNIDPKHPLLPRLLKSLQEANIHSLEKKLRKRFLE from the exons CTTGTGGCCAGTTTATTTCTTGTAACGATGGCAATGGTAGACATGTTAACACCCACGTATCAATGGACAGATGAGACGGGCAAGACTATTATGTGTCAGAAGTGCCCACCCGGGACCTACATGGCTAAACATTGCTCTTCTGAAAGTGACACCGTATGCTTGGCGTGCCCAGAAGAGCATTATACCCAGTACTGGAATTACCTGGACAAATGTCGATTCTGCAACGTCCTCTGTCAGGAAGGAGAACAAGTGAAACACGAGTGCAATTCCACACACAACAGAGTATGCGAGTGCCAGCCTGGCTACCACCACAACGGCCACTATTGCGTCAAGGATCTACAGTGCAATTTTCAAGATGATACACAGGAGGAAG CGCACACCTTCCGGCGACTGGAACTCACAATTTTCAAGCACAAAGGAAGGAAGCCCATCAGCCAGAAAAGAATTCGGAACCTATTAAAGGCTTTCAAAAACATTGATCCAAAACACCCTCTGCTCCCACGCCTTCTGAAATCCTTACAAGAAGCCAACATTCACAGTTTAGAAAAAAAGCTGCGGAAGAGATTCTTAGAGTAG
- the TNFRSF6B gene encoding tumor necrosis factor receptor superfamily member 6B isoform X1, with product MIYSSKAQLVASLFLVTMAMVDMLTPTYQWTDETGKTIMCQKCPPGTYMAKHCSSESDTVCLACPEEHYTQYWNYLDKCRFCNVLCQEGEQVKHECNSTHNRVCECQPGYHHNGHYCVKDLQCNFQDDTQEEDDEECDNLVIDYFVNLNITAHTFRRLELTIFKHKGRKPISQKRIRNLLKAFKNIDPKHPLLPRLLKSLQEANIHSLEKKLRKRFLE from the exons CTTGTGGCCAGTTTATTTCTTGTAACGATGGCAATGGTAGACATGTTAACACCCACGTATCAATGGACAGATGAGACGGGCAAGACTATTATGTGTCAGAAGTGCCCACCCGGGACCTACATGGCTAAACATTGCTCTTCTGAAAGTGACACCGTATGCTTGGCGTGCCCAGAAGAGCATTATACCCAGTACTGGAATTACCTGGACAAATGTCGATTCTGCAACGTCCTCTGTCAGGAAGGAGAACAAGTGAAACACGAGTGCAATTCCACACACAACAGAGTATGCGAGTGCCAGCCTGGCTACCACCACAACGGCCACTATTGCGTCAAGGATCTACAGTGCAATTTTCAAGATGATACACAGGAGGAAG ATGATGAAGAATGTGACAATCTTGTAATAGATTATTTTGTGAATCTGAATATTACAGCGCACACCTTCCGGCGACTGGAACTCACAATTTTCAAGCACAAAGGAAGGAAGCCCATCAGCCAGAAAAGAATTCGGAACCTATTAAAGGCTTTCAAAAACATTGATCCAAAACACCCTCTGCTCCCACGCCTTCTGAAATCCTTACAAGAAGCCAACATTCACAGTTTAGAAAAAAAGCTGCGGAAGAGATTCTTAGAGTAG